A window of the Anoplopoma fimbria isolate UVic2021 breed Golden Eagle Sablefish chromosome 17, Afim_UVic_2022, whole genome shotgun sequence genome harbors these coding sequences:
- the park7 gene encoding Parkinson disease protein 7 homolog — protein MAGKKALVILSKGAEEMETVIPVDIMRRAGIAVTVAGLTGKEPVQCSRNVVICPDATLEEARTQGPYDVVLLPGGMPGAQNLAESPAVKEVLKDQDARKGLIAAICAGPTALLAHGIGYGSTVTTHPAMKEKMMAGDHYKYSEARVQKDGHYITSRGPGTSFEFALTIVEELMGAEVAAQVKAPLVMKD, from the exons ATGGCGGGCAAGAAGGCGTTAGTGATCCTGTCTAAAGGTGCAGAGGAGATGGAAACTGTCATCCCCGTGGATATCATGCGAAGAGCCGGG ATTGCAGTGACGGTTGCAGGGCTGACGGGCAAAGAGCCAGTCCAGTGCAGCAGAAACGTCGTCATCTGTCCTGATGCTACCCTGGAGGAGGCCCGCACACAG GGCCCGTACGATGTGGTGCTTCTGCCAGGAGGAATGCCAGGGGCACAGAATCTGGCAGAG TCTCCTGCTGTGAAGGAGGTGCTGAAGGATCAAGATGCCAGAAAAGGCCTGATTGCAGCCATCTGTGCAG GTCCCACTGCTCTTCTGGCACATGGCATCGGGTATGGCAGCACAGTCACTACTCATCCTGCtatgaaggagaagatgatggctggag acCACTATAAATATTCAGAGGCTCGAGTACAGAAGGATGGACATTACATCACCAGCCGTGGGCCAGGAACCAGTTTTGAGTTTGCCCTGACGATCGTAGAGGAACTTATGGGGGCTGAGGTTGCAGCTCAAGTCAAGGCTCCTCTTGTTATGAAAGATTGA